The DNA segment ATGAGATGTCTGGTCGTGTGTGCAACAAGTACCTGAGACAACCAATAATACGTCTAAACTCTGTGGCATCAACTGGAGTTCCTTCCAAATCTTTGTGGAGCCGCGTCTTGGGCTCCATTGGATACTTTGTGGCATTGCAATCTGCCATTTTGAACTGAGACATGATTTTCCTTGCATAGGCTGATTGTTTAAGTAATATTCGATGCTTCTGTTGTTCCACCTCGAACCCTAAGTAATAGGAGAGAAGACTGAAGTCACTCATTTCAAATTATGTCATCATTTGCTGCTTGAAACTGTAGATTTCTTCGACGTTTCTTCTTGTTACAAATAGGTCATCAACGTATACTCCAACAATCACTCTTGCTTCTCCTTTACTTCTTATGTAAACTGCCTGCTCTTGAGTACATTTTCTGAAGCTTAGATCTTTTAAACTCTTATCCAAACGAATGTTCCAAGCTCGTGGAGCTTGCCGTAATCCATAGAGGGCCTTTGACAGCCTATACACCTTATGCTTCTGGTTTTGTACCGCAAACCCTTCTGGTTGGGtgacatatacttcctcttctAACTCCCTATTAAGAAATGCCGACTTCACATCTAGATGGTGTACCTCCCAGCTTTGATTTGCAGCAAGTGCAAGAATGACTCGAATAGTGTCAAGTCTAGCTACAGGTGCAAATACCTCTTCGAAATCGATGCTTTGCTTTTGTACGTAGCCTTTAGCCACCAATCTTGCTTTGTGCTTAACGACCTGCCCATCTGAATTTTTCTTTAGTTTGAACACCCACTTTAGGCCGATGGGATTGTGGCCTTGTGGGAGCTCAGTTAGGGTCCATGTGTTGTTTTTTTCAATGCATTTCAACTCCTCCTTCATTGCTTCGTACCAGCGGGTTTCGATTACAGCTTCTTGGTAACAGGTTGGTTCTTCAGACACCACCATCATCACATCATTCTCTTCTTTATCGATAGCAACCACTTCCTCAGTATTGGCATAAATCTCATCTATTGACCTAAAGCGAACAGGTCTGTTTCGGGACTCAGGGGTGATTGTCACCAGGGGTGGTGTAGCCTCATGGGCATTTGACTGGACTATAGGTGAGCTTAACATTTCTGTCCCTGGTGGTGTGACATCTTCAGCGTCTGCATCATCAATTGATTCATCATAATAGAATGCATCCAACATGACGAATTCTGACGATGGCCCTTCATTACTAGCACCTGCATTCCATGACCATTTgagattttcttgaaaaatgacATCTCTACTTACTTGTAGCTTGCTATGGCTTGGTTCAAATAGGCGATGAGCTTTGCAGCCTTCCTCTACACCCAAATATACCATGGACGAGCTTCTGTCATCAAGTTTCTTGAGGTGAGGAACTGTGTTTTTCGCATATGCCACACAGCCGAACACTCTCAAGTGTGCGAGGTGTGACTTTCTTCCCATCCAAGCTTCAAATGGTGTTCGCTCTTCCAGTGCCTTAGTTGGGAGACGATTCAGCAAATAGACTGCATGTCTAACCCCCTCTCCCCAGAATATTGCACGCACATGCATGCTTTTGAGTAAAGACCTTGTCATGGCCATCACTGTGCGGTTACGGCATTCCACAACACCATTCTGTTGCGGTATGTTGGGAGCTGTGAGGTGCCTCTCGATCCCTTCGTCTTCACAGAAACGGGTGAACTCAGTGGATAGGAACTCGCCACCACGATCCGTCCGGAGTGTTTTGATCTTGTACTCAGTCTTGTTCTCTGTCAGAGATTTGAACTTCTTGAATGTCATGAAAACATCCTTCTTTGCTGCCAATACATACACCCACATCCACCTAGTgaaatcatcaacaattaaaagaaaatacttaTTACCACCGAGTGTACATGGTGAGATTGGCCCACAAATATCAGCATGGAGGAGTTCCAGTGGCTTCTCTGCTCTGTATTTTGTTTGGTACGGGAACGTCAACCTTGGGTGTTTGGCTATTACACACGCCTCACATAAATTGTTTGGCTGGGATAACATGGGCACGCCAACTGCCATTTTCTTCTCCCCCAAGAGCTTCAAGTCATGGAAGTTGACATGGCCGAGTCTCGCATGCCATAACCATGCTGGGTCATCTAGGCTTGCTAGAAGGCAAACCTGCTTGAATGTCTTCAACTTTATCTTGTACAAACGATTTTGTGTTCGCTTCACCAACATCAAGAGCTTCCCACTCCTGTCAAACACCTTCATGGTATCTCCTCTCATATGTACCTCGTTCCCGTCTTCTGTCATTTGTCCAAGGCTTATAATATTACTACAAAGTTTGGGAATGTAGTATACCTCTTGGAGAACTTTCTGATCGCCGTTCTTGGAATTAAACGCAATCGTCTCCTTTCCCATGATCTGGATAGTTGATCCATCGCCAAACTTCACCCTCCCGGTGATAGCTTCATCCAATTCTTGAACTTCTCGCGATGCCCAGTCATGTGATTGCTTGCACCATTGTCAAGGTACCAGACGTCTTCATTTTCTCCATTCTTGTCACCACGGTACATCTCTGGCAATAACCTCTCTTCGCTGAGTAGTATAGCGTCCTGCTGATCACGCCTAGTGTGCGTCACCTCCTGGGATACGGCTATCAACAGTGCTGGCTCTTCATCAGTGGCGCGAGTGAGATGAGCTTCATCATCACGACGCTTGCTGCGGCATTCAGACGCATAGTGTTCCATTTTCTCACAATTGAAACACTTTATGTGACTCTTGTCACGAGTACCACTGCTGGTGTTGTTAGTACCTCCTGTATTATCTTTACGCAGCCCACCACGACCACGACCGCTCCCTCGTCCACCCCATTTGCCGCAATCAGGGCTGCTGGACCCACGCCCTTTTTCTCCTAACGAGGTGTCACCATTGCTCACTTTCTGTCGCGCTTGCCACTCTGCATGGATGAATAACAGTTGACCTTCAGTACCGTTGATATTGCCACGTAATCGCATCGTTCGTTCCTCATACGCCTTTAATCGCCCTATAGCTTCATCAAATGGCATGGTCTCGAGATCGTAGAATTGTTCGATCCCGGCGACGATGGGGAAAAATTTCTCAGGAGCAAAGTCAAGCAGCTTCTTGACCAGAGAGGAGTCTTCAAGTGTATCACCATGGGTGGAAAACTTGCCGGTTATTGCACTGAGTTTTCCGGCGAATTCATCAATTGTCTCGGTCTCCTTCATCCGAAAGGCATCAAATTCGCTCTTTAGTGTCTGTACACGTGCCTTCTTGACTCGGTCACCACCCAGGTACCTCGTCTTGAGGCTATCCCAGGTCTCCTTTGCTGTCTTCTTCTTTGCGATCTGGAGAAGGATGTCTTCTGGAAGACACTGCAAGATGTATGCCCGCGCTGCCTTATCCTTCTTTCCATCCACTCGTGCTCCTTCTGTCGGCTCCACCGCCTCCCAAACTCCTTGAGCATCAAGAATCGCTTCTGTCTTTATCGCCCATACCGCGTAATTGTGGGGGCTCAGCATTGGATAGTGAAACGACAACCCGCCGTTCTTTTTCACTGTATGCTGGTGGATAATCGACATTTTTAGTGGAACTGTGAATAATTGGGTGTTCAACACTggatgctctgataccaaatgttggCTTCAAACCCAGAAAACGTACACCCAAATGAATTCACGGTTGAATTTGAGATACCCAAAAGAGAGTTCTATTCATCATACTCTTTTCTACCTAATTACAGAGCATTTATACTAAAATAAAAGCTTAACTGAAAGCACAAAACTAGGAAACCAATTGCGAGTATCTCGCATGATTGCAACAGAAAGATAAAAGAAAGATAACAAAAAAGATAAAGTGTAGCGTGGGTTGTTTCCGCCTTTCACTCGATCGGGATTTGGACTTATGCAGCTTGATCTTATCTGGATTATCTGCTCACAACGGAGAGCACGACTTTTCCTCTTATATCATTGCCATCAAGTGACCCAGGGCCATGTAAACTTGTGGTTTGGTTCTCACTAGCCCCCCCGCTCCAACCAAAGGCAATAATGTTTTGGGAAAATGCTAGGCTGAAAAATTGACTCTCCATCATAGATATCCATATTTCCCAAAAATGCCGTGGTGACTATCTTCCGGTCGATTGTGCTGGCACCCACTGTGAGAATCCAGGGTGCCTCATTCGACAATGAAGAACTAATTGGACCAGAATTATCTCTGGAGAAGCTTACGAAAATACCTTTTTGGTTCGCACTAAACGCACCGAGGGCAATACCATAATTGTAAAAATCATCTAATGGTCCACCGAGAGAGTGGGAAAGAATGTCAACACCATCCTCCACCGCAGCTTTCATTGTTGCCAATATATCAGCATCACTGCAACCCTCCATGGGACAAACTTTATACATGGCTACATGTGCACGAGGAGCCATTCCAGAACTTTTTACTTGGCAACATGTGCAGGAGGAGCCATTCCAGCGGCTNNNNNNNNNNNNNNNNNNNNNNNNNNNNNNNNNNNNNNNNNNNNNNNNNNNNNNNNNNNNNNNNNNNNNNNNNNNNNNNNNNNNNNNNNNNNNNNNNNNNNNNNNNNNNNNNNATATATATGATCTTTATTCCACTTGAAAGTGTTGGGACAtcggttttctcgtgtccaaatcgcagcggaagtttaaaaattttattttgacattcaaaataatctttggacactcgtatggtttaaattaaacataaacatacaaaagaTGTTTAGTAAgttatacctttagtgaataaTTTCACTTGACTCCAACTACGTCGGTATAAGCGAACATAGCTTTTGTTGTAAATCCCACGTACTTTCTTTAAATCTTCTTTCTTCAatctcctaatccggtccaTGACTGGATCACTTGTTCCTCTTCCAACTTgtactagaaaattagaagatattttgcgtagagatcAAGAAAACAAAATGGTTCAAAAACCCTTTTGAGAGCAAAAACTTTTCTTGCAAAATTGGAAGagccaaaaatatattttccttgCAAAAACTTTCGGATGCTTTATTGTCAATAAGAATCAAAATTCtcattattatttctaatccttaatttacttaattaatctaattaattaagttaattaaagatTCTAAAGTCATGCCAACCTTTTTGCCAATCTCgattttccttttgtttttgtGAAAAGCTTCGGTGGTCCATTCTCAaagtaatacatatattatatatgttaatttAATCAACTAATtgtaattttcataattaatcatattaattaagttaataaatttcaataaatcCTTGACTCAGGAGAATGACACACCACTAATCATGCATTAATATTTcctttgtgtgcaagttttttaaattatggtgtcatgaatattttcatattacataaatccaTACCATATTTTGAAAAAACTTAATGGGATATATTTTAACTcagttaaaatataattaattattaaaactcatttgaactttaataaatttacatgatgggcttatactcttacaagtcAATGATCCATGCTCTCATTACATTAATCTTATCATAATCCAGATAgacgatccaatatcatcgatgtgacaatttcaacttatttgttattatgatgcatacattaatttcgagatcaccaatgtctaaataagacGGGTGCATTCTCTTTGACTGTTTTTAGCagtcaaactctcaaaatttatataagcttttataaagtttatttataagcttatcgattgatcatatcaaacttttcttagaaattcaactcattgaatttattatcttaacgagaacaagtaaaccagtacttgtgtgaccttcaatggttcagagatacagctagccgttgGTTTACAACTTGGTGTGATTTATTCGACATCTTCAGGAGAGGTCTTGGTCAGATTAACCCCGAAAAAAGTGATCCAAAAATGGATTTGACCCTAACGGGTCCCTTCTTTCGCATTCCTGTCTCTTGCCCTTTAGTAGATCGTGAGTGGGTCTGTCGTCCTTTTCACTTGAAGGTCTTTTAAAAAGACAAATGAAAAATCCATCAGGTAGGTTTGAAATTCTTTACCTCTCGAGCAAGCTAGAAAAAAAAACTCGTTTAGGAGCGCCTACGAAAAGATCGCTTGGACTTAAGAAAGGGTCGCTTGGACATTATCCTTTATTCGGACTTACTTTAATTTgcctcattctatgtatcaactattgatcataaaaatatcagaaatcatatttctgattaaacccatcgaatcatggtaagagcgtctagtagcttcgccccatgattctctaggtatcgctgatagtgcctgcaagaaccagtcgattatgattaacgtacagtacggtcccttcatctcatatatcccgatcgaatctgcaatcattggttCATCTAgagttgcataataattcgataactatgtgacacatctttgagaataaatagtggcatcacacgtacaattggagaactctttctctaacgtacatcttgTGAAGACCCGATATCTTGCAACGAGAAGACCTATATATGTCATAGGAAATTTCAGCTCATTCTTTTTGGCCCAACATTTTTTCGCGTTCCCTGCAAtcataatcttgaaaatttgaataatcattTTTTCCTCATTATTGACCTTTTATCACCATTGTTAAAGACTAAATTAAACCAAAACAAATTAGCCATTAAACTACCTATATTAAAAGaaatataatgataattaaGAGGAAGTTAATGATCATTAATAGGTATTTTAAATATGAGGTTAATGGCCATGAATAGGTGTCATTAAGAGGATGTTAATGACCATGAGtaatgacatttaagtggtatcaaaTGTGAAGACTGTTCAATATGGAAGTGCACTAATCTTGGAAGAGATTCATGCAGCCAAAATCACTCTCCATTTGCACTTAAGGAGCCAAAATCACTCACTATTATAGCATGAATCTCGGGTGTGTATCTTGAATCAAGAAGAGTCCAGGTTCATTCGGGAGAGAAAGGTGCAATCATCTATTTGATTAAGCAATCAGCGACATTCTTGGAGTGATAAGAGCTTACCATTGTAGCTGATTTTCCAACCCTATATAAAGAGGACCGAAGTGGTCGTAATCTCACCTCTCCTACTGCAAAATCCCTCCCTGTAGCTACAGAAATTCGAAATATAGCTGCTGGAAAACAGGCCAAATTCGAAGCATTGCGACAGCCGAGTTCGAAGCTTTGCCGCGACCTTGTTCGAACGGAGTTCTTTTAGCACGTCCTTCTAGCGTTTTAATCCAAACGAAatcaagtaagtgggcttttgctatGTATTTCTTTGTAATTTAAACTTTGTATAAGTATTTCATGACATACTTGTATGTGTGTCAAACCACTTTCGAAATtgctattatatatttcataaaatctcgatcgatgtaCGATATGTTTCCTCCTATTTCCGATGTTCTTTGATTCTGCTGAGTTCATTCAAAAATTCCGATAAGTGTTGTTTGATATATCCGATCTTGTGTTGCACAGTTATGATTCGAGTGAGATATGGAACGACGATTGTATGTTCTACATGGCCCCCATCaatgggtataaaactgtgttttggcCCCCATCAGTAGGTATAAACTgtgttctggcccccatcagtgggtataaaactgtgttttggcctcaccccttagaggactaacatattgaggacaatttgaccatggataacgagatgaataacagtgttTTCGTTTGTTCTGATTCGTTCTGTTCTGAATGTCTGATAATCTCTGTTTCGCATTTCGATTCTGATTCTGATCTGATATGATATACTACGTTTTGAAAATCAGTTTGAAATATgggttttaaattatatttatatgtacttgtggtaatcgatcggcccccacttgctgagtgtttcccaaaacactcaccccttacatctctctccagataagaacgaagatCAAGTAGACGATGATGAATAAGACATGCTTCGGGGTTGGTGATGAAGTTTCGAGATATGAAGATTTCTCGCTTAAGTTCTTCCTAAGTTTTGATTCAAGTTGTACAATGCTTCCGCACATTTTATTTCGTTTTGGAATTTATCGCTGTAAGacaagattattttgagttaatgatgaaatagactggtttttggtttatactgtactacgaggcttgttgttttcaattgtgtggttgtaaaacaacgccggtgtcgactaaccccggtctcggggcgtgacacctaagtggtatcagagccgccaggttcataatccggctgGGGATTtcgatagacaaaatttgacgaAGTTAAATTTTGGAACAAACTTAGTCATTCCTATCCACCCCAATCTtagatttgaaaattgtgacttCCCATAGGAAACTCAGGAATTTGATTCCATTAATTATTCTGAATTGCTCTCGACGTATAATCTTGAAACAATACGTCAATTCGCGAATTTTTCATCTTTGAACCCTTTTTGAATCAAATCTCGAATGAGATGACTCTGAAATTTACCATTTGATATTTATTCATGACCTTGTCATTTTGTAAGCCTTCCCTTAaaattttttcaagaaatggctTCATACGCCCCTCATAACCACGCTCAGTTTTtgccatttttgaaaattctctTAAAACTTATAGCTCCGTGTAGGAAAATTGAAATCCAAATCTACCAATTGTTCCTTGATcctcatgaattatttttaatccatatgaaaatattctaaattttctttttttaatatttaattgattatgcaCCGAAATTTTTATCCATATAGATAGGcatgttaaaaataaataaataaataaatatcatagtCTTTGATAGGGAAGTAGGATTTAGTTTGagaaaaaaatggaaatttttgtttatttgaatCGCTCGATTCGAATTTCAACTTTCTAGGagattatttttttagatttaagtTAGTTTAACAGTATTGAGTCGTAGTTTGacttttaagaattttatattagtgCAATTGtctaaatacaaaataataatgattGACCACTAGTGTTTACATCACAtggtcaaaaaaaaaatttgatatgatatttgggATTTATATGAAATCGATTTTGGGATTGAGCACTgactcctatatgtgtcgcaactgtacccaatctcgccacctgataaccctcctggagtcggtaaacgagtcaaagcacagccctagctagcatatagagcttcaatgttgtcccgggtcgtaaagactaatggtgtacaatcataaccacggacttatcatcTTGATGAATGAtaatcacttggaaagtccgagggaagatagttcagtataatcatcatatgactacccatctgcatgtttggacatctctatgcccttaccaagaaatgcggtacacaacattacagatactagtctcgagctcaagcgacatttttcca comes from the Primulina huaijiensis isolate GDHJ02 chromosome 8, ASM1229523v2, whole genome shotgun sequence genome and includes:
- the LOC140982129 gene encoding uncharacterized protein, with amino-acid sequence MSIIHQHTVKKNGGLSFHYPMLSPHNYAVWAIKTEAILDAQGVWEAVEPTEGARVDGKKDKAARAYILQCLPEDILLQIAKKKTAKETWDSLKTRYLGGDRVKKARVQTLKSEFDAFRMKETETIDEFAGKLSAITGKFSTHGDTLEDSSLVKKLLDFAPEKFFPIVAGIEQFYDLETMPFDEAIGRLKAYEERTMRLRGNINGTEGQLLFIHAEWQARQKVSNGDTSLGEKGRGSSSPDCGKWGGRGSGRGRGGLRKDNTGGTNNTSSGTRDKSHIKCFNCEKMEHYASECRSKRRDDEAHLTRATDEEPALLIAVSQEVTHTRRDQQDAILLSEERLLPEMYRGDKNGENEDVWYLDNGASNHMTGHREKFKNWMKLSPGG